The Desulfonatronum lacustre DSM 10312 region AGGTCGAAATCGCAATCGAAATCGGTATCCCCGTCATTCTTTGACCAGCTGATTTCCTCGATTTCGATCGCGATTTCGATTTCGAGTATTGCCTCGGAGACAGGGCATCAGCCAAGATCGGTCAACCGTTCTGTTCTTCCTCCTTTTTCGTCGTGCCTGCCGCATAACCTTCCACGCTCACGGATTTTTTCATGGCCCGCAGTCCGACCTGGGTGCCGAACCGTTCCGGGTGCATGTGGGACTGGACGATGCCCTCGGCCACCCGCTGGCGCAGTTCGGCCTCGATTTTTTCCGGGGAGCCGAACAAGATCGCCCCGCAGGGACAGATTTCCACGCAGGCCGGCGTCATCCCTTTGGCCCGGCGTTCGGCGCAGAGATCGCATTTGGCCACGGGATTTGGGCCGGTTCGGGAATGGGAGATGGCGGCAAAGGGGCAGACCGAGAGGCAGACCATGCAGCCCACGCAGGCCTTGGGCTGGAGGATGACCGCGCCTTCGTCGTCCTGGTAAAAGGCGTTGACGTTGCAGGCCTTGAGGCAGGCCGGGTTGGTGCAGTGGTGGCAGCTGATGGGCACGGTGATTCCGTCGCTGGTCCGGGTCATGTGGATCCGGGGCTGGCCGTACAGGTACCCGCAGACCGCCTCGCAGCTTTCGCAGC contains the following coding sequences:
- a CDS encoding 4Fe-4S dicluster domain-containing protein produces the protein MSKSKKTLYIDYNLCIGCESCEAVCGYLYGQPRIHMTRTSDGITVPISCHHCTNPACLKACNVNAFYQDDEGAVILQPKACVGCMVCLSVCPFAAISHSRTGPNPVAKCDLCAERRAKGMTPACVEICPCGAILFGSPEKIEAELRQRVAEGIVQSHMHPERFGTQVGLRAMKKSVSVEGYAAGTTKKEEEQNG